Genomic segment of Terriglobales bacterium:
GCGTTCCTCGAAGTAGTCCCAACGAAACCACAACTGGCTGGTATCGTCCTGCGCGCGCTTGCCCTCGTAGATGGCACGGATGTTGAAGTCCCACGTGCCCGGGAAGATAGTGCCCTTGATCGGAATACGATCCCCCACCTTCCAACCGAAGCGCTCGGCCAACTGCTTGCCGACCACGGCACCCTCGCGGTCTTCCATGAAGGCTTGCTTCTGGTCGGGAGGGATTACGAACTCGGGGTACATTTCAAAGTAGGTGTCTTTGTCGATGGCGAAGTTCGCGAAGAAGTTTCGTTCGTCCTGGTAAATACCACCGAACCAGTTCGCGTAGGTGACGGCCTTGACGCCCTTGATCCGCAACAGCCTTTCTTTGTACGACAGAGGCAATGGCTGGATGATGGACGTTTTGTTGATGGTGACCAACCGGTCGGCACCAGCGACGTCGACACCGCCGACGAAGGCCGTTCTCACGACGGCCAGCAGTCCGAAGAGAAACATGGCAACGGTGAAGGAGCCGAGCGTCAGCAGGAGCCGCATCTTCTTGCGGAAGATGTTGGCGAAGATGATGTGACGGTACTTCATTACGCCACCGTGGCTTTCTGGCCTTCGACGAGCACGCCTTTCTCGAGGTGCAACAGCACGTGAGCGCGTTGTGCAGCGAGCGGGTCATGCGTGACCATGAGGACGGTTTTACCGTAGTCGTTTACGAGGCGATCAAGAAGATCGAGGACTTCGTCGGCACTTTTGCGGTCAAGGTCGCCGGTGGGCTCGTCGCAAAGCAGGAAGGTGGGATCGGCGACGATCGCCCGGGCGATGCCGACGCGCTGTTCTTGTCCGCCTGAAAGCTGCCGCGGGTAGTGGTGCATGCGGTCGCCTAGTCCCACTACGCCCAACGCGGTTTCCACGTGCTTGCGACGCTGGTCTTTTGACAGCTTCGTCAGCAACAGCGGCAGTTCGACGTTCTGGAACGCTGTGAGCACGGGGATAAGGTTGTACATCTGGAACACGAAACCGACGTGGCGCGAGCGCCATGCCGTCAGTTTCCGAGCCGACATGTGCGTAATCTCATCACCCGCAACTACGACCTTTCCGGCGGTCGGAACATCAAGCCCGCCGAGAAGGTTGAGCAGGGTTGTTTTGCCTGATCCACTCGGACCCATGAAGGCGATGAATTCGCCTTTCTGGACGTCGAGGTTCAGTCCCTGTAAAACATGGATCTCTTCGCTCCCGCGCTGATATTTTTTATCCAGACCGCGGACAGAAATAAGACTTCCATCACCTTTGCCGTCTACTCGCACGTGAACTCCTTATAGTTGTTCGCTGAAGCGCAACGAGAAGTCGCTATCTTTTTAGTTGCGCCTTTGCGCCATCCTTCAGATTTTCGAAACCGGCAATCACAACCTGGTCCCCGGCGTTAACCCCGGCCAGGACCTCCTGATCGCTACCGCGTACGCCGCCAACTTTCACCGCACGCCGTTCCACCTTATCGTCCTTGTAGAGCCAGACAATGGGCGACCCATTCTCCTGCCGGACCGCGTTCTTGGGGACGGTGACAATGGTGGCTTGGCTCGTCGGCTCTTCGTCGCCGAGGAAGGTGACTTTCACTCCCATGTCCGGAAGAATGCGGGGATCAAGTTTGTCGAAAGTGATGCGCACCTTGACGGTGGCTTTCTGTCGGTCGGCGGTGGGGATTACGGTGCGAACCTTCGCCGGGATTTGCCAGTCCGGGTACGCGTCTAAAACTGCGGTGACCGGCATGCCGGTTTTTACGCGCGCAATATAGGACTCGTTTACGTCGACCTCAACTTCCAGCGAATTCATGTCGACGATGGTGGCAATGCCGGTACGTGTGAATCCGCCGCCGGCGGATACGGGCGACACCATCTCTCCTTTTTGAGCATCTTTCGAAACCACAATGCCGGCGAAGGGCGCATGGATGGTGCAGTTTTCGACATCCTGTTGCGCCATGGCGACGCGTGCTTCGGCGGCCTTCACCTGTACCTCGGTCTGGGCGATACGGGCCTTGAGGCTTTCCACGCGGGTGGTAGCTGCGTCGAGGGCCTGCTGGCTGAATACTCCGCCACTCTGCAAATCACGGGTACGCCGCAACTCGCGCTCAGCGTCGATCAGATTAACGCGCAGGTCCGCCAAGGAGGCGGTTGTGGCGTCACGGTCGGCGATAGCGGAAGCCAACCTGGTGCGCGCATCGGAATCGTCAAGAGTTGCAAGAAGCTGGCCCTCGTGTACACGCATACCTTCTTCCGCGAGCATCTGGGTGACGCGGCCGGTGACCTTTGCGGCTACGGTTGCGCGACGGCGTGGCGTGACGTATCCGCTGGCGTTCAAAAGAACCGATCGAGTGCCGCCGGTATTCTGTGCGCTCGCCACTTCCACTTCCGGGGTTTTCCCCTTCAGCGCGAACACCGCCCCGACCACAAGTACAAGAACGCCCACAGCAACCGCGAGCCAACGAGGCCAGCGTGCGCCCTAGCCTCCTCCGCGGTGGTGATCTTCGATCTTCAGGTGTGAAAGATCGGGCAGTGCAGTGCGCGAGCCCATCCAGTCCTCCGGCCAGAAATTCTATACTTCTGTTCATCCCGTATAAACCAGTAACCATACCGGTTTTTTATCTCCGGCGGCAGCCGAAGGGACGTGTTGACAGGCTGGCGTGGCAACAAGGGGCAGGGGGCACTAAGGGCCGGCACGAATGCGCCCTGGAGGGTCGGGGTGATTTCTGACAAAACAGAGGCGATCCTGATGTACATTGTCGGAAATGTTGAAGGTCAGGAAGAGCAAGATTGAGGGAGTGGGACTGTTCACGGACGCTCCGATCAAGGCCAGAATGAAGGTGGGCGAGTATACAGGGGAGCGAATCTCGGTGCGCGAGGCACGCCGTCGCGCGAAGACGCGAGAACATATCGCGATCGTGGAACTCAGCGACAAAGAGGCGATCGACGAAAGCGTACCGGGAGGCGGACCGTTCCAGTACATCAATCATTCATGCAGTCCGAATGTGTTCATACGGATTGCCTATAACCGGGTGGAGTTTTACGCCAAGCGCGACATCGCAGCGGGCGAGGAAATGACGGTGGATTACGAGGTCTCCCACCACGACGGCGGGTTACGGTGCCAGTGCGGGGCTTCGGGGTGTCGCGATTTCATTTAGGAGCAGCCCGATTTTCTTCGAGAAAAATATGGATTTGGAATCTATCGCCAAAGTGCTCGGAGCAAGGTTCGAGATCGTAGCGAAGGACGGGGCGCGCGCGTTGAAGCAGTTGGGCCTACCGGGGCAAGCAAAAATTCTAGATGTGGGCACGGGCAGCGGGAATTTTGCCATCTTCCTCGCTTCGGAGGGATACGAGGTCGTCACAGGCGAGCCGAGTACGGACACATCGCAGTACGCCCGAAGAGATTGGGCGTTGAATGCGGAGAAAGCCGGAGTTCGGGACAAGATCCGGTTTGAATCGTTTGACGCGAGCAGAATGCCGTTTGAGACGGAGTCGTTCGAGGCCGTCTGTTTCTTCGGCGTACTCCATCACATAGATGAAGATGTACGCGGCGACGTGTTCCGCGAGGCGCTGCGAGTCGTGAAGAAGAATGGTGCGGTTGTATTCTTTGAGCCACGCGAGGAAATGCTACATCTGGTTCGGGCGGACGATCCGAGTCATCCGCCAGCGGCGAAGCCATCGGAGTACCTGCCTGACCCGAGCACTCGAGAAGAGCGAATCGAAGGGGACTTCATGAATATTCACATCTACAGGAAATCGATGGATTAAGCCAGCGGCCGTTTCGAGATTCTCTCAATTCCTTTCCTCGGGTACTCTGTTCGCATGAGACTTATATCGTTGCTTTTGGTGCTTTTATTGATGTCCTCGCTCGGGGCGGCTCAAACGAAGACGGTCGCCCTCACAATTGACGATCTTCCGTACGCCACGATGAAGGGCAACCCAGAAGATGTTGCGATTGCGCGGGGCGATATTGCGAAGATCCTGGCGGTCATCAAAGTCCATAAAGCGCCGATGGTGGCGTTCGTGAACGAGGCGAAGCTGCAAGTGCCGGGGCAGATTGATGCACGCGTGTCTCTGCTGGACCAGTGGCTGGATGGTGGCGTGGTTCTGGGAAACCACACGTACTCGCACATGAACATCAACAAGACTCCGCTGCCGGAGTTCGAAGCGGAAGTGATACGCGGAGAAGTGGTGACGCGGCGGTTGATGAAAGCGCGCGGGTTAGAACTGAAATACTTCCGGCATCCGTTCCTGAACACCGGAGCGACGGTGGAGGACAAGAACACGTTCGAAGCGTTCCTGAAGCGGCACGGGTACATCGTGGCGCCTGTGACGGTGGAGAACCACGATTGGGCCTTCAACACGGCCTATCTGTACACGCTGGACCAGGGCGATATGGTGACGGCGAACAAGATCCTCGATGCGTATGTGGCGTACCAGGACGTGCAGATCGATTACTACGAGGCGATGTCGCAGAAGTTGTTCGGGCGGAATATCGCGCACGTAATGCTGCTGCATTCGGACCGGCTGAATGCGCTGCGACTCGACGATATTCTGAAAAAGTTTGAGGCGCGCGGGTACAAGTTCGTGATGCTGGAGGAGGCGCTGAAGGATCCGGCGTATCAGACGCCAGATAACTATGCCGGCCCGTACGGTTATCCGTGGCAGCACCGCTGGGCGATCACGCTGGGGAAAGATGCGGATTTCAAGGGTGCGCCCGATCCTCCGAAGTGGGTGCTGGAGATCTATAACAAGGCGACAGCGGCGAAGTACTAGAGGCGTTTTGCTTTTGCTTTCAGTTGTCCGGAGACGATTGGACTGGTGAGTTCCTTCACGGCTTCTTTCCCGATTGATTTTGCAGAAGGCTCGTCGGATGCGGCGAGCCTTTTTGCTACTTCAAGAGCGGCGTGGTTGAGTTGGAGACTGCGCCGGCCAATCAGGCGCAGCGCCCAACTCACTCCTTTCTTCACGAAGTTGCGGTTGTCGGTGGCGGCCTTTTCGATCAGCGGCAGATAGGGAAGGAACTGCTTGTCGTCGGCTTCTTTGTTGTGGAGAGCGACGCAGGCGAGGAGCGCGAAAGCGGCGCGTTTTTCGAATTCGTTTTTCTTTCCTGACCACTCTTTGATTTTGCGAAATGCGTACGGAGTGCGGTCGAAGAGGTGAAAGCAGACGGTGTCGCAGATGCCCCAATTATCGAAATCTCGGCACCAGCGGTCCATTTGAGCGGGCGTGACGAGTTCGGGTTCGTCGAGGAAGGCGGCGAGCATACGGGCTTCGTACCAGCCGGTGTCCCACAGGGCGAGCGCGAGATCGTGGTTCTTGCCGATGTTCTTGGCGTATTTCTGCATGGCACCAACGGGGACGCCGAAGGCTTTGTCGGTGACGATGCCGTAACGGGGCTCCATGTCATTGCGGACTTTCGCGCTGGCATTCTTCTTCAGCCAGGCGAGGACATCGGCAACGGACGGTGTCGCCGAAGTCACTCCAACTTTACGTTTTGCTGCAGTTTGTGCCATCCGGAGTGCGGGAATTCTAACATTGAGCAAAGGGATATAGCGTCCGAACGCTTGACTCGTTCGGCTCGGCCTGATAACTCCTAATAGCTCATGGCGACAGTCACTTACCTCGAAGCGATCCGGCAGGGAATCTGGGAAGAGATGGAACGCGATCCGACCGTGTTCTGTATTGGCGAGGACATTGGTGTTTACGGCGGCGCGTTCAAGGTGACCGAGGGGTTCATCGAGCATTTTGGGACGCGGCGGGTGATTGATACGCCGATCGCCGAGTCAGCGATTGTGGGGGCGGCGTTCGGGGCGGCACTGACGGGGATGCGTCCGGTGGCGGAGTTCCAGTTCATGGACTTCATCGGATGCGCGTTCAACCAGATCACGAACATGGTGGCGAAGGCGCATTATCGCTGGGGAGCGCCGGCGCCGTTGGTGCTACGCGGCCCGAGCGGCGGCGGCGTGCATGGCGGGCCCTTTCACTCACAGAATCCGGAGATGTATTTTGTGCCCACGCCGGGGTTGAAGGTGATTTGTCCGGCGACGGCGTATGACGCGAAGGGGCTGATTAAATCGGCGATACGCGATAACAATCCGTGCATCTTCTTCGAGCATAAGTTTCTGTACCGGCGGATCAAGGAAGAGCTGCCGGAAGAGGAGTACACGGTTCCGATCGGGAAGGCGCGGGTGGCGCGCGAGGCGAAGGGTGGAAAGAAGATCGGCGTGATCACGTATGCGGCGATGGTGCTTACGGCGCTGGAGGCAGCAGAGATCCTAGCGAAAGACGGAATTGAGTTGGAGGTTGTGGACCTGAGGTCGTTGCTGCCGCTGGACCGGGAGGCGATCACCGACGTGGTACGGAAGACGAATAAGGTGATCGTGCTGCACGAGCATCCGAAGACGGCGGGGATCGCGGGGGAGATTGCGGCGGTGATCAACGAAGAGGCGTTCGACGATCTGGACGGGCCGATTGTGAGAATTGCAGCGCAGGACTCGCCGGTGCCGTTTTCGCCTCCGCAGGAAGAGTATTACCTCCCGAAAGTTGAGGATGTGGTGCGCGAAGCGCGGCGGTTAGCGACCTACTGACGCGGCGAGGGCAGGCTTAGTATGACTGAGCCGCTGCCATCGAATTCAAGTTCATACGCTGGAGGCTTGTCGGTCGGTGCAGGGAAATATAGATATCCTGCGACGGGCTCTGTGACTGTGCCTTCCGGCAGGGATTTGCTTAAAAGTTCGGCGATGATCGCCTTGCGTTCTGCCTCAAGTGCCTGACGAGATTTCTCCTTTTCGGAAACGCCGACGGTCGCGCCAGCGGTGGTGTTGACGCGGCTTCCCTGATTCTGGCCGTTGTAATATCCGGGGTCGTTTGGATTCGGGCCGCTTTCCCATCGCACGCCTACTACTGGGTTGACGTCGAGGTTTTTCTGTTTCTTTTCCGTGATCGTGGCGGCAATGGTCTCTGGCTCGAGTGGCCGAATGACGTCTGCTTCTCCCTTGATCCGCAGCAGGAAGTCTCCACGCGACAAGCGTAGTTGACTCTTCGGGAAAACACCGATTTCAACCACGACGTAGTCTTTCCATAAATCGGAGGCGAAGCTGCGACGTACCTGTTTCGCCGGGAGTTGCGCGGCTGCAAGCGTAGCGGTTGCGACCTGATGGGCGACGGGGTAATGCCTGGGGTCAGGACGCGGCTTGATGCCGGACTTCTGGCCATAGAAAAGAGTCGGTGAGCAAAGTAGCAGGGAGAGAAGTGCGGAGCGAAGTAGCGTAGAACGCAAAAGCATAACGAATTCCCGAACCGCTAGTTGAATGCTACTGCACGATGATTGCTTGGGAGCCGGTATTCTCCTTCTTGTTCCAAAATTGGAACGCAACTCACTTTCAAGCCGGTGTTCAGTGTTGAACTGTTTTCCTCCACTTTGCAGGGTTTAAGATGAGAACTAGTCGATGCCGGGGAACTGGGTCACAGTAGCGCATCTACAGAATCAGCAGGAGTACCTGCTGGCGCGGGCACGTCTGGAGGCGAGCGGGATCGAGTGCTTCTCTCCGAACGAGCATATGGCCCGAATTGCCGGTCCCATGATGCGGATCTGGGGTGGGCATGAGTTCCAGTTGCAGGTGCGTCCGGAGGATGTGGAGGACGCGAAGGCCTTACTGGCCGATCCGGGCAGTCCCTTTTTGGTGTCGGAGTAGCCCACCCGGTATTGATTTTCCCTTAAAAATCAGCAACTTTAGTCGGCAGGACACGTCTATTCGGTTGTCCTTTCGAGTGACCGGGAGGGACGCCAATCAGCGTAAAATAGGCTGAGACTTGCCGCAGATAAGCGGCATCCAACACAGTGGCCAAGTTCATACGCCACTAAAGGTTTACATGAGAATTCATAAGGCAGCTTTTGCTTTGGTATTGGCGGCCTCGACCAGCGTGGGACAGACGGGCGCTGCGGGTACCGGGCAAGCACCGGCGCAGTCCGCCC
This window contains:
- a CDS encoding efflux RND transporter periplasmic adaptor subunit — its product is MGVLVLVVGAVFALKGKTPEVEVASAQNTGGTRSVLLNASGYVTPRRRATVAAKVTGRVTQMLAEEGMRVHEGQLLATLDDSDARTRLASAIADRDATTASLADLRVNLIDAERELRRTRDLQSGGVFSQQALDAATTRVESLKARIAQTEVQVKAAEARVAMAQQDVENCTIHAPFAGIVVSKDAQKGEMVSPVSAGGGFTRTGIATIVDMNSLEVEVDVNESYIARVKTGMPVTAVLDAYPDWQIPAKVRTVIPTADRQKATVKVRITFDKLDPRILPDMGVKVTFLGDEEPTSQATIVTVPKNAVRQENGSPIVWLYKDDKVERRAVKVGGVRGSDQEVLAGVNAGDQVVIAGFENLKDGAKAQLKR
- a CDS encoding DNA alkylation repair protein, coding for MAQTAAKRKVGVTSATPSVADVLAWLKKNASAKVRNDMEPRYGIVTDKAFGVPVGAMQKYAKNIGKNHDLALALWDTGWYEARMLAAFLDEPELVTPAQMDRWCRDFDNWGICDTVCFHLFDRTPYAFRKIKEWSGKKNEFEKRAAFALLACVALHNKEADDKQFLPYLPLIEKAATDNRNFVKKGVSWALRLIGRRSLQLNHAALEVAKRLAASDEPSAKSIGKEAVKELTSPIVSGQLKAKAKRL
- a CDS encoding SET domain-containing protein-lysine N-methyltransferase, producing the protein MLKVRKSKIEGVGLFTDAPIKARMKVGEYTGERISVREARRRAKTREHIAIVELSDKEAIDESVPGGGPFQYINHSCSPNVFIRIAYNRVEFYAKRDIAAGEEMTVDYEVSHHDGGLRCQCGASGCRDFI
- a CDS encoding DUF2007 domain-containing protein, which codes for MPGNWVTVAHLQNQQEYLLARARLEASGIECFSPNEHMARIAGPMMRIWGGHEFQLQVRPEDVEDAKALLADPGSPFLVSE
- a CDS encoding alpha-ketoacid dehydrogenase subunit beta, coding for MATVTYLEAIRQGIWEEMERDPTVFCIGEDIGVYGGAFKVTEGFIEHFGTRRVIDTPIAESAIVGAAFGAALTGMRPVAEFQFMDFIGCAFNQITNMVAKAHYRWGAPAPLVLRGPSGGGVHGGPFHSQNPEMYFVPTPGLKVICPATAYDAKGLIKSAIRDNNPCIFFEHKFLYRRIKEELPEEEYTVPIGKARVAREAKGGKKIGVITYAAMVLTALEAAEILAKDGIELEVVDLRSLLPLDREAITDVVRKTNKVIVLHEHPKTAGIAGEIAAVINEEAFDDLDGPIVRIAAQDSPVPFSPPQEEYYLPKVEDVVREARRLATY
- a CDS encoding FtsX-like permease family protein, which translates into the protein MKYRHIIFANIFRKKMRLLLTLGSFTVAMFLFGLLAVVRTAFVGGVDVAGADRLVTINKTSIIQPLPLSYKERLLRIKGVKAVTYANWFGGIYQDERNFFANFAIDKDTYFEMYPEFVIPPDQKQAFMEDREGAVVGKQLAERFGWKVGDRIPIKGTIFPGTWDFNIRAIYEGKRAQDDTSQLWFRWDYFEERKPFQKGFVGWYTIRVEDPGESVNVVKAIDDTFANSPWETKTDTEKAFAASWVKQMGNIQFLINTIGAVVFFTLLLVTGNTMAIAVRERIRELAVLKAIGFSDKFVLFLVIAESLFVAVLGGALGLGLAKLMTLGGDPTRGMMPIFYLSPPAVTIGAILAIGVGILAAIIPATTAMRLRVVEALRRV
- a CDS encoding polysaccharide deacetylase family protein; the protein is MSSLGAAQTKTVALTIDDLPYATMKGNPEDVAIARGDIAKILAVIKVHKAPMVAFVNEAKLQVPGQIDARVSLLDQWLDGGVVLGNHTYSHMNINKTPLPEFEAEVIRGEVVTRRLMKARGLELKYFRHPFLNTGATVEDKNTFEAFLKRHGYIVAPVTVENHDWAFNTAYLYTLDQGDMVTANKILDAYVAYQDVQIDYYEAMSQKLFGRNIAHVMLLHSDRLNALRLDDILKKFEARGYKFVMLEEALKDPAYQTPDNYAGPYGYPWQHRWAITLGKDADFKGAPDPPKWVLEIYNKATAAKY
- a CDS encoding class I SAM-dependent methyltransferase: MDLESIAKVLGARFEIVAKDGARALKQLGLPGQAKILDVGTGSGNFAIFLASEGYEVVTGEPSTDTSQYARRDWALNAEKAGVRDKIRFESFDASRMPFETESFEAVCFFGVLHHIDEDVRGDVFREALRVVKKNGAVVFFEPREEMLHLVRADDPSHPPAAKPSEYLPDPSTREERIEGDFMNIHIYRKSMD
- a CDS encoding ABC transporter ATP-binding protein codes for the protein MRVDGKGDGSLISVRGLDKKYQRGSEEIHVLQGLNLDVQKGEFIAFMGPSGSGKTTLLNLLGGLDVPTAGKVVVAGDEITHMSARKLTAWRSRHVGFVFQMYNLIPVLTAFQNVELPLLLTKLSKDQRRKHVETALGVVGLGDRMHHYPRQLSGGQEQRVGIARAIVADPTFLLCDEPTGDLDRKSADEVLDLLDRLVNDYGKTVLMVTHDPLAAQRAHVLLHLEKGVLVEGQKATVA